The Aerococcus loyolae genome contains the following window.
CTAACCCCCATACTGGCAAACAGCTATCTGCCTCAGAACGAATTGAAGAAATTATCCAACTAGGGAAATTAGCTGAAGAAGCTGGCTTTGATGCCTTTCAAGTGGGAGAATCCCACCAGGACTATTTTATCTCCCAGTCCAACTTGATCATTCTTTCAGCCATTGCCCGGGAAACCAAAACCATTAAACTCGGTTCAGCCGTCACTACCCTGTCTGTGTTAGATCCTGTCCGGGTCTATGAAGATGCGGTCACCATCGATCTCCTATCTCAGGGGCGGATGGAAATTGTCGCTGGACGGGCTTCCCGCCTAGGGGCCTTTGAATTATTTGGTTATGACTATAAGGACTACGAAGAACTCTTCGAAGAGAAAATTGCCCTCCTAAAAGAAATCAATGACAATGAAACCGTCAACTGGCAAGGGCAATTTCGCCCTGACCTGGATGGAGTCAAGGTTCAACCGCGTAGTGAACGTCCTTCTGGCAAGCTCCCCATTTGGCGGGGAATCGGTAATTCCAACGATTCCGCGCGACGGGCCGGTTTATTGGGCATGCCCATCTACCAAGCTCATCTCTCAGGAGCCAATCAAACCTTTGCCCATCGCATTAAGGTCTTTCGTGAGGCTGCCCAAGAAGCTGGCTATGATCCTAATGACATTCCTGTCCAAACTGGTAGCTTCCTCTATGTCAGAGAAAATACCCAGCAGGCCTATCAAGAATTTTGGCCCTACGTGGAAGCAGGCTTTCCTTTAGTCAACGGTCAACCCTTCCCTAAGCGCGCCTTCGCCCAAGGGCAAAATGTTAAATCAGCCACCATGGTTGGTGACCCCCAATTAATCATTGATAAACTACTGATGCAGTATGAATTATTTGGTCACCAACGCTTTAATGGTGAAATTGATTTTGGCGGCCAGCCCTTTGACGAGATTCGACGGACTCTCGACCTCTTCGCAGAAAAGGTCATTCCCACAGTGAAGAAATAT
Protein-coding sequences here:
- a CDS encoding LLM class flavin-dependent oxidoreductase; translated protein: MTKANPAQKQAKGLEFGLYSLGDNLPNPHTGKQLSASERIEEIIQLGKLAEEAGFDAFQVGESHQDYFISQSNLIILSAIARETKTIKLGSAVTTLSVLDPVRVYEDAVTIDLLSQGRMEIVAGRASRLGAFELFGYDYKDYEELFEEKIALLKEINDNETVNWQGQFRPDLDGVKVQPRSERPSGKLPIWRGIGNSNDSARRAGLLGMPIYQAHLSGANQTFAHRIKVFREAAQEAGYDPNDIPVQTGSFLYVRENTQQAYQEFWPYVEAGFPLVNGQPFPKRAFAQGQNVKSATMVGDPQLIIDKLLMQYELFGHQRFNGEIDFGGQPFDEIRRTLDLFAEKVIPTVKKYTQA